In Paraburkholderia caballeronis, the following proteins share a genomic window:
- a CDS encoding Ig-like domain-containing protein: MVTIHVVAKKTGQTVAQNGNQVRLIDPSVITADIPPSQIQSIARDGNRLVVKLKTGEVVTIENFFGPDGAATSDFVIHDVASGSFWEAEYAASSGELTLVPIDSPDQLLDASAGALPWLPLAAMAAAGVGMGVAAGVSSSGGSSRGPVAHAETPGTPSAPGAFELLSNNMYGLVGKADPGTTVTLTRPDGSTVTTVTGDSGIWHFNPNPLADGEQGTVSGTDSNGSPVGPLGTGVTDVTPPADPTIEHNGAGELSGTAEPGSTITLTLPDGSTVTTVADGNGHWSFGPNPLADGESGTLIATDPSGNNSAPETTGPMNSTPPDESQLNVDQNNQHGLSGTGTPGDTIVVELPDGSTVTTIVDENGHWEFVPNPLPDGGTGTITEIDPNGNSTGGVTTGPSDQTPPDESQLTVDQNNGNGLGGTGTPGDTITVERPDGTTVTTIVDENGHWEISPNPLPDGSAGTITETDPNGNSTGGITTGPSDQTPPDESQLTVDQNNGNGLGGTGTPGDTITVERPDGTTVTTIVDENGHWEISPNPLPDGGSGTITETDPNGNSTGGITTGPSDQTPPDESQLTVDQNNGNGLGGTGTPGDTITVERPDGTTVTTIVDENGHWEISPNPLPDGGSGTITETDPNGNSTGGITTGPSDQTPPDESQLTVDQNNGNGLGGTGTPGDTITVERPDGTTVTTIVDENGHWEISPNPLPDGSTGTITETDPNGNSTGGITTGPSDQTPPDESQLTVDQNNGNGLGGTGTPGDTITVERPDGTTVTTIVDENGHWEISPNPLPDGSTGTITETDPNGNSTGGITTGPSDQTPPDESQLTVDQNNGNGLGGTGTPGDTITVERPDGTTVTTIVDENGHWEISPNPLPDGSTGTITETDPNGNSTGGITTGPSDQTPPDESQLTVDQNNGNGLGGTGTPGDTITVERPDGTTVTTIVDENGHWEISPNPLPDGSTGTITETDPNGNSTGGITTGPSDQTPPDESQLTVDQNNGNGLGGTGTPGDTITVERPDGTTVTTIVDENGHWEISPNPLPDGSTGTITETDPNGNSTGGITTGPSDQTPPDESQLTVDQNNGNGLGGTGTPGDTITVERPDGTTVTTIVDENGHWEISPNPLPDGSTGTITETDPNGNSTGGITTGPSDQTPPDESQLTVDQNNGNGLGGTGTPGDTITVERPDGTTVTTIVDENGHWEISPNPLPDGSTGTITETDPNGNSTGGITTGPSDQTPPDESQLTVDQNNGNGLGGTGTPGDTITVERPDGTTVTTIVDENGHWEISPNPLPDGSTGTITETDPNGNSTGGITTGPSDQTPPDESQLTVDQNNGNGLGGTGTPGDTITVERPDGTTVTTIVDENGHWEISPNPLPDGGSGTITETDPNGNSTGGITTGPSDQTPPDESQLTVDQNNGNGLGGTGTPGDTITVERPDGTTVTTIVDENGHWEIAPNPLPDGSTGTITETDPNGNSTGGITTGPSDQTPPDESQLTVDQNNGNGLGGTGTPGDTITVERPDGSTITTTVDNSGHWEISPNPLPDGATGTVVETDPAGNATGGLTTGPSDQTPPAALNESAIDLNDDVGTITGTIAHGGVTDDGKPTFSGHIDGGDVATVNVYDNGALIGSAAVDTDGNWSFEPALPITPGSHDFQAAPVDGAGNEGPKTGDWNFTLLGAAPAAPAITLVTDDNAQTAVALQKGDTTADATPTIGGTGSAGTTVTVFVNGTAVGSTVVADDGTWSLTTPTLSGDGVKTITAQASDAAGQLSPMTGGFDIVLDTTAPAAPATVAALDSVGPVTGAIAQGSATDDARPQFTGSGAEANAVVTLYDGATVLGTATVDASGNWSFTPLTPLADGAHAITATLTDQAGNVSAASPALNFAVDTGTVIVSIAKAIDDVGTIQGDVANNGLTDDATPTLAGTATPNAVVTVKEGTTVLGSVTADAQGNWSLTLPPQSEGAHTYTAVAANTAGTEGSANFTLTIDLTPPSTPVVGTVSDDVGVYQGTLAQNGYTDDTTPTLAGSGATPGNTILVYDNGSLAGSVTVASDGTWNYTPTTPLAEGTHNLTAVAVDAAGNQSAPGTPFVLNVDTTPPQAAVAITGITPDTGTPGDFVTSSTTLTVYGTLSQALGANESVQISIDGGATWINATSVAGTSWSYVDPRVLADGEVDYAVRVIDTAGNVGSSASQAVFIDTGISLSVQITDITPDSGVAGDFITNAGQITVTGTLSQALPGGAKVQVSTDGGNTWADAATTGTSWIYADPTAYTGSTTVHYDVRVLSAGGDVVDTVGQDVVIDMTPPAALAQIVSITEDLGASGSDFITSDNRPVINGQVNQAVDDGSSVLVSIDGGNSWQPATTFDGTNWTLDLGGQTLADGSYVLQARVQDAAGNLGTISTQVLQINTQPLDAGGISSTFALNTDTSVGVAGVYSTAQTATNGDLTTRDQTLTFSGTLTKALTANQYLQLSLDDGHTWVTVLSQSGTLWTYSADALTGSQTLNVKMQVVSASGVVATGTSFVDQTVVLALDAPPSLAQAPNIASVTDTNAAYAFSSTLYGKVAAGSLVALVDDVNRDGTYEEGIDRITGYASADQNGDWSFNASLGKGLHSVGFMVWDAAGNASGFGPLVMTSTGTLTNTVGSSTSSTGWGGTATGGDWGLGAGAATIDENGNWAFFQSSIGTKSGAAAYSGWVFDVTPNGYSATYLPESSAVANAPTNGDDYGHVIRQGVFVDVNRDGYMDVLGKVSQDSAAVALWTKNADGSYTASSFTFPTPAWWNPLDQQNTFGAAGSVIAWDRYGDGYSDFVVTYSGAGLSWQSDQSYTYISNNNGVLSADAGQNGFRWFQTEVSGVDVNNNGTVDLAGRSDQDSGRALDIQLFNADGSIGADKMYNGVFRGDGAYFNANTAYSMTWADFNGDGYLDLYLNRGYQSPTTTGNSDESRIYLNQGNDANGNWLGMSANPLYFDDTLAGTASNHFDGGASLAVDWNHDGKMDVIEVPRQNIANYPINAPTAPMVYLNSGTNVWTGTGKALGTTLYDDITGAVAVDYDWDGAVDLVMYRAGSTTAGVNSNTAPAVLIHNDNAVAYGTSLTFKILDQNGVNSFFGNTVKLYNSAGDLVATQVINAQSSVTTDSSGLLHFYGLDPHDTYSVQLLRNDNGTINHVSGSTYNQSYVNGTVNLNWTGIQPGDADHAYVLTAEATNAANDTTAAGVVGTGYNDTFYGTLGDDVINGGGGWNTLMDGSRTWSNTGGMDVVDYSRASGMMNVNLMTGVATGMGNDTLTHIEGLIGGNYGNSFTDNAANNTFQGGAGNDVFYLTNGGNDTLVYKALNNADATGGNGHDSVYGFTVGNTLTNANADLLDLSDLLSGYKGSVSLLTDQGTVKLDAASQGLQDYLKVDVVGNDTVISVDRDGAGSQLTSSAVVTLVNVQTDLLTLLQNHQILI; the protein is encoded by the coding sequence GTGGTCACTATTCACGTCGTCGCAAAAAAGACTGGACAAACCGTTGCACAAAACGGCAACCAGGTCCGTCTGATCGATCCGTCGGTCATCACGGCAGACATTCCGCCGTCGCAGATCCAGTCGATCGCGCGCGACGGCAACAGGCTCGTCGTCAAGCTGAAGACCGGCGAAGTGGTCACCATCGAAAACTTCTTCGGACCGGACGGCGCAGCGACGAGCGACTTCGTGATTCACGACGTTGCAAGCGGATCGTTCTGGGAGGCCGAGTACGCGGCTTCGTCCGGCGAATTGACGCTCGTGCCGATCGATTCGCCCGATCAGTTGCTCGACGCGTCCGCGGGCGCTCTCCCATGGCTGCCGCTTGCCGCGATGGCGGCTGCCGGCGTCGGAATGGGGGTGGCGGCGGGCGTGTCGTCGTCGGGAGGTTCGTCGCGTGGCCCCGTTGCGCACGCCGAGACGCCCGGCACGCCGTCGGCTCCGGGCGCATTCGAACTGCTGTCGAACAACATGTACGGGCTCGTCGGCAAGGCCGATCCGGGCACGACGGTCACGCTGACGCGGCCGGACGGCTCGACGGTAACCACCGTCACGGGCGATAGCGGCATCTGGCATTTCAATCCGAATCCGCTCGCGGACGGCGAGCAGGGCACGGTGAGCGGCACGGACTCGAATGGGAGCCCGGTCGGGCCGCTCGGCACCGGCGTGACGGACGTGACGCCGCCGGCCGATCCGACGATCGAGCATAACGGCGCGGGCGAACTGAGCGGCACCGCGGAGCCGGGCAGCACCATCACGCTGACGCTGCCGGACGGCAGCACGGTCACGACGGTTGCGGACGGCAACGGTCACTGGAGCTTCGGACCCAATCCGCTCGCGGACGGCGAATCGGGCACGCTGATCGCAACCGATCCGTCAGGAAACAATTCGGCCCCCGAAACGACGGGGCCGATGAATTCGACGCCGCCCGACGAATCGCAATTGAACGTTGACCAGAACAACCAGCACGGACTGTCGGGCACTGGTACGCCGGGCGATACGATCGTCGTCGAGTTGCCGGACGGCAGCACCGTCACGACGATCGTCGACGAGAACGGCCATTGGGAATTTGTCCCCAACCCGCTGCCGGACGGCGGCACGGGCACGATTACGGAGATCGATCCGAACGGTAATTCAACCGGTGGGGTCACGACCGGTCCGAGCGACCAGACGCCGCCCGACGAATCGCAACTGACCGTTGACCAGAACAACGGCAACGGCCTCGGCGGCACGGGCACGCCGGGTGACACCATCACCGTCGAACGGCCGGACGGTACGACCGTCACGACCATCGTCGATGAGAACGGTCATTGGGAAATCTCGCCGAACCCGCTGCCCGATGGCAGCGCCGGTACGATTACTGAAACCGATCCGAACGGTAATTCGACCGGCGGCATCACGACCGGTCCGAGCGACCAGACGCCGCCCGACGAATCGCAACTGACCGTCGACCAGAACAATGGCAATGGTCTCGGCGGCACGGGCACGCCCGGCGACACCATCACCGTCGAACGGCCGGACGGTACGACCGTCACGACCATCGTCGATGAGAACGGTCATTGGGAAATCTCGCCGAACCCGCTGCCCGATGGCGGTAGCGGCACCATCACCGAAACCGATCCGAACGGTAATTCGACTGGCGGCATCACCACCGGTCCGAGCGACCAGACGCCGCCTGATGAATCGCAACTGACCGTCGATCAGAACAATGGCAACGGCCTCGGTGGCACGGGCACGCCGGGCGACACCATCACCGTCGAACGGCCAGACGGTACGACCGTCACGACCATCGTCGATGAGAACGGTCATTGGGAAATCTCGCCGAACCCGCTGCCCGATGGCGGTAGCGGCACCATCACCGAAACCGATCCGAACGGTAATTCGACCGGCGGCATCACCACCGGGCCGAGCGACCAGACGCCGCCTGACGAGTCGCAACTGACCGTTGACCAGAACAATGGCAACGGCCTCGGCGGCACGGGCACGCCCGGCGACACCATCACCGTCGAGCGGCCGGACGGTACGACCGTCACGACCATCGTCGATGAGAACGGTCATTGGGAAATCTCGCCGAACCCGCTGCCCGATGGCAGCACCGGTACGATTACTGAAACCGATCCGAACGGTAATTCGACTGGCGGCATCACCACCGGGCCGAGCGACCAGACGCCGCCTGACGAGTCGCAACTGACCGTCGATCAGAACAATGGCAATGGTCTCGGCGGCACGGGCACGCCCGGCGACACCATCACCGTCGAACGGCCGGACGGTACGACCGTCACGACCATCGTCGATGAGAACGGTCATTGGGAAATCTCGCCGAACCCGCTGCCCGATGGCAGCACCGGCACGATTACTGAAACCGATCCGAACGGTAATTCGACCGGCGGCATCACCACCGGGCCGAGCGACCAGACGCCGCCTGACGAGTCGCAACTGACCGTCGATCAGAACAATGGCAATGGTCTAGGCGGCACGGGCACGCCCGGAGACACCATCACCGTCGAACGGCCGGACGGTACGACCGTCACGACCATCGTCGATGAGAACGGTCATTGGGAAATCTCGCCGAACCCGCTGCCCGATGGCAGCACCGGTACGATTACTGAAACCGATCCGAACGGTAATTCGACTGGCGGCATCACCACCGGGCCGAGCGACCAGACGCCGCCTGACGAGTCGCAACTGACCGTCGATCAGAACAATGGCAATGGTCTCGGCGGCACGGGCACGCCCGGCGACACCATCACCGTCGAACGGCCGGACGGTACGACCGTCACGACCATCGTCGATGAGAACGGTCATTGGGAAATCTCGCCGAACCCGCTGCCCGATGGCAGCACCGGCACGATTACTGAAACCGATCCGAACGGTAATTCGACCGGCGGCATCACCACCGGGCCGAGCGACCAGACGCCGCCTGACGAGTCGCAACTGACCGTCGATCAGAACAATGGCAATGGTCTAGGCGGCACGGGCACGCCCGGCGACACCATCACCGTCGAACGGCCGGACGGTACGACCGTCACGACCATCGTCGATGAGAACGGTCATTGGGAAATCTCGCCGAACCCGCTGCCCGATGGCAGCACCGGTACGATTACTGAAACCGATCCGAACGGTAATTCGACTGGCGGCATCACCACCGGGCCGAGCGACCAGACGCCGCCTGACGAGTCGCAACTGACCGTCGATCAGAACAATGGCAATGGTCTCGGCGGCACGGGCACGCCCGGCGACACCATCACCGTCGAACGGCCGGACGGTACGACCGTCACGACCATCGTCGATGAGAACGGTCATTGGGAAATCTCGCCGAACCCGCTGCCCGATGGCAGCACCGGCACGATTACTGAAACCGATCCGAACGGTAATTCGACCGGCGGCATCACCACCGGGCCGAGCGACCAGACGCCGCCTGACGAGTCGCAACTGACCGTCGATCAGAACAATGGCAATGGTCTAGGCGGCACGGGCACGCCCGGCGACACCATCACCGTCGAACGGCCGGACGGTACGACCGTCACGACCATCGTCGATGAGAACGGTCATTGGGAAATCTCGCCGAACCCGCTGCCCGATGGCAGCACCGGTACGATTACTGAAACCGATCCGAACGGTAATTCGACTGGCGGCATCACCACCGGGCCGAGCGACCAGACGCCGCCTGACGAGTCGCAACTGACCGTCGATCAGAACAATGGCAATGGTCTCGGCGGCACGGGCACGCCCGGCGACACCATCACCGTCGAACGGCCGGACGGTACGACCGTCACGACCATCGTCGATGAGAACGGTCATTGGGAAATCTCCCCGAACCCGCTGCCCGATGGCAGCACCGGCACGATTACTGAAACCGATCCGAACGGTAATTCGACCGGCGGCATCACCACCGGGCCGAGCGACCAGACGCCGCCTGACGAGTCGCAACTGACCGTCGATCAGAACAATGGCAATGGTCTCGGCGGCACCGGCACGCCGGGTGACACCATCACCGTCGAACGGCCGGACGGTACGACCGTCACGACCATCGTCGATGAGAACGGTCATTGGGAAATCTCCCCGAACCCGCTGCCCGATGGCGGTAGCGGCACCATCACCGAAACCGATCCGAACGGTAATTCGACTGGCGGAATCACCACCGGGCCGAGCGACCAGACGCCGCCTGATGAATCGCAACTGACCGTCGATCAGAACAATGGCAATGGCCTCGGCGGCACGGGCACGCCCGGCGACACCATCACCGTCGAGCGGCCGGACGGTACGACCGTCACGACCATCGTCGATGAGAATGGTCATTGGGAAATTGCGCCGAACCCGCTGCCCGATGGCAGCACCGGCACCATCACCGAAACCGATCCGAACGGTAATTCGACCGGCGGCATCACCACCGGTCCGAGCGACCAGACCCCGCCCGACGAGTCGCAACTGACCGTTGACCAAAACAATGGCAATGGCCTCGGCGGTACCGGCACGCCCGGCGACACCATCACCGTCGAACGGCCCGACGGCAGCACCATCACGACGACCGTCGACAACAGCGGCCATTGGGAGATCAGCCCGAATCCGCTGCCCGATGGCGCGACGGGCACCGTCGTCGAAACCGATCCGGCCGGCAACGCCACCGGCGGCCTCACCACCGGGCCGAGCGACCAGACCCCGCCGGCCGCGCTCAACGAAAGCGCCATCGACCTGAACGACGACGTCGGCACGATCACCGGCACGATCGCGCATGGCGGCGTGACCGACGACGGCAAGCCGACCTTCAGCGGCCACATCGACGGCGGCGACGTCGCAACGGTCAACGTCTACGACAACGGCGCGCTCATCGGCAGCGCCGCGGTCGATACGGACGGCAACTGGAGCTTCGAACCCGCGCTGCCGATCACGCCCGGCTCGCACGACTTCCAGGCCGCGCCGGTCGACGGGGCGGGCAACGAAGGACCGAAAACCGGCGACTGGAACTTCACGCTGCTCGGCGCCGCCCCGGCCGCCCCGGCGATCACGCTGGTGACGGACGACAACGCGCAGACAGCCGTCGCGCTGCAGAAGGGCGACACCACCGCCGACGCGACGCCGACCATCGGCGGCACGGGCTCCGCTGGCACCACCGTTACGGTGTTCGTCAACGGCACCGCGGTCGGCTCGACGGTCGTCGCCGACGACGGCACCTGGAGCTTGACGACGCCGACGTTGAGCGGCGATGGCGTCAAGACGATCACCGCGCAGGCGAGCGATGCAGCCGGCCAGCTCAGTCCGATGACGGGCGGCTTCGACATCGTGCTCGACACGACCGCGCCGGCCGCGCCCGCCACGGTCGCGGCGCTGGACAGCGTCGGCCCGGTCACCGGCGCAATCGCCCAGGGCAGCGCCACCGACGACGCACGGCCGCAATTCACCGGCAGCGGCGCGGAGGCCAACGCGGTCGTGACGCTGTACGACGGCGCTACGGTGCTGGGCACCGCGACGGTAGACGCGTCAGGCAACTGGAGCTTCACGCCGCTGACGCCGCTGGCGGACGGCGCGCACGCGATCACCGCCACGCTGACCGACCAGGCGGGCAACGTCAGCGCGGCCAGCCCGGCGCTGAACTTCGCCGTGGATACCGGCACGGTGATCGTGAGCATCGCGAAGGCGATCGACGACGTCGGCACGATCCAGGGCGACGTCGCGAACAACGGCCTGACCGACGACGCAACGCCGACGCTCGCCGGCACCGCGACGCCCAATGCGGTCGTGACGGTCAAGGAAGGGACGACGGTGCTCGGCAGCGTCACCGCGGACGCCCAGGGCAACTGGAGCCTCACCCTGCCGCCGCAGAGCGAAGGCGCGCACACCTACACGGCCGTTGCGGCCAACACCGCGGGCACCGAAGGCAGCGCGAACTTCACGCTGACCATCGATCTGACGCCGCCGTCCACGCCCGTAGTCGGCACGGTGAGCGACGACGTCGGCGTCTATCAGGGCACCCTCGCGCAGAACGGCTACACCGACGACACGACGCCGACGCTGGCCGGCTCCGGCGCCACGCCAGGCAACACGATCCTCGTGTATGACAACGGTTCGCTGGCCGGCAGCGTTACGGTTGCATCGGACGGCACCTGGAACTACACGCCGACCACGCCGCTCGCCGAGGGAACGCACAACCTGACGGCCGTTGCGGTGGATGCGGCGGGCAACCAGAGCGCGCCTGGCACGCCGTTCGTGCTGAACGTCGATACCACGCCACCGCAGGCCGCTGTGGCCATCACCGGCATCACGCCGGATACCGGCACGCCCGGCGACTTCGTCACGTCGTCGACGACGCTGACCGTGTACGGCACGCTGTCGCAGGCGCTCGGCGCGAACGAGTCGGTACAGATCAGCATCGACGGCGGCGCGACGTGGATCAACGCGACGTCGGTCGCCGGCACGAGCTGGAGCTACGTCGATCCGCGCGTGCTGGCCGATGGCGAAGTCGACTACGCGGTGCGCGTAATCGACACGGCCGGCAACGTCGGCAGTTCGGCGTCGCAGGCGGTCTTCATCGACACGGGCATCAGCCTCTCGGTGCAGATCACCGACATCACGCCCGACAGCGGCGTCGCCGGCGACTTCATCACGAATGCCGGTCAGATCACCGTGACCGGCACGTTGAGCCAGGCGCTGCCCGGCGGCGCGAAGGTGCAGGTGTCGACCGACGGCGGCAACACCTGGGCCGACGCGGCGACGACCGGCACGAGCTGGATCTACGCGGACCCGACCGCCTATACGGGTAGCACGACGGTGCACTACGACGTGCGCGTGCTGAGCGCGGGCGGCGACGTGGTGGACACGGTCGGCCAGGACGTGGTGATCGACATGACCCCGCCGGCTGCGCTCGCACAGATCGTATCGATCACCGAGGATCTCGGCGCGAGCGGCTCGGACTTCATCACGAGCGACAACCGGCCGGTCATCAACGGCCAGGTCAACCAGGCGGTCGACGACGGCTCGTCGGTGCTCGTCAGCATCGACGGCGGCAATAGCTGGCAGCCGGCGACCACGTTCGACGGCACGAACTGGACGCTCGACCTGGGCGGACAAACGCTCGCGGACGGCAGCTACGTGCTGCAGGCGCGCGTGCAGGATGCGGCCGGCAACCTCGGCACGATCTCCACGCAAGTGCTGCAGATCAATACACAGCCGCTGGACGCAGGCGGCATCAGTTCGACGTTCGCGTTGAACACGGACACGTCGGTCGGCGTGGCGGGCGTGTATTCGACCGCGCAGACGGCGACGAACGGCGACCTGACCACCCGCGATCAGACGCTGACGTTCTCCGGCACGCTGACCAAGGCGTTGACCGCGAACCAGTACCTGCAACTGTCGCTCGACGATGGGCACACGTGGGTCACGGTGCTGTCGCAGAGCGGCACACTGTGGACCTACAGCGCCGACGCGCTGACCGGCAGCCAGACGCTGAACGTGAAGATGCAGGTGGTCAGCGCGTCCGGCGTGGTCGCGACCGGCACCAGCTTCGTCGATCAGACCGTCGTACTCGCGCTCGATGCGCCGCCGTCGCTCGCCCAGGCGCCGAACATCGCGAGCGTCACCGACACGAATGCGGCCTACGCGTTCTCGTCGACCCTGTACGGCAAGGTGGCCGCCGGCTCGCTGGTCGCGCTGGTGGACGACGTGAACCGCGACGGCACCTACGAGGAGGGCATCGACCGGATCACCGGTTACGCGAGCGCGGACCAGAACGGCGACTGGAGCTTCAACGCGTCGCTCGGCAAGGGGCTGCATAGCGTCGGCTTCATGGTGTGGGACGCGGCCGGCAACGCGTCGGGTTTCGGCCCGCTCGTGATGACCAGCACCGGCACGCTGACGAACACGGTCGGCAGCAGCACCAGTTCGACCGGCTGGGGCGGCACCGCCACGGGGGGCGACTGGGGGCTGGGCGCGGGCGCGGCGACGATCGACGAGAACGGCAACTGGGCGTTCTTCCAGAGTTCGATCGGCACGAAGTCGGGCGCGGCCGCCTATTCGGGCTGGGTGTTCGACGTGACGCCGAACGGCTATTCGGCGACCTATCTGCCGGAGTCGTCGGCGGTCGCGAACGCGCCGACGAACGGCGACGACTATGGCCACGTGATCCGTCAGGGCGTGTTCGTCGACGTGAACCGCGACGGCTACATGGACGTGTTAGGCAAGGTCAGCCAGGACTCCGCCGCGGTGGCGCTGTGGACGAAGAATGCGGACGGCAGCTACACCGCCAGCTCGTTCACGTTCCCGACCCCCGCGTGGTGGAACCCGCTCGACCAACAGAACACGTTCGGCGCGGCCGGCTCGGTGATCGCGTGGGACCGGTATGGCGACGGTTACTCGGACTTCGTCGTCACGTACAGCGGCGCGGGGCTCTCGTGGCAATCGGACCAGTCGTACACGTACATCAGCAACAACAACGGCGTGCTGAGCGCGGACGCGGGCCAGAATGGCTTCCGCTGGTTCCAGACTGAGGTCAGCGGCGTGGACGTGAACAACAACGGCACGGTCGATCTCGCGGGCCGTTCCGATCAGGACAGCGGCCGCGCGCTCGACATCCAGTTGTTCAACGCGGACGGCAGCATCGGCGCGGACAAGATGTACAACGGCGTGTTCCGTGGCGATGGCGCGTATTTCAACGCGAACACCGCGTACTCGATGACGTGGGCCGATTTCAACGGCGACGGTTATCTCGACCTGTATCTGAACCGGGGTTACCAGTCGCCGACGACCACCGGCAACAGCGACGAAAGCCGCATCTACCTGAACCAGGGCAACGATGCGAACGGCAACTGGCTCGGGATGAGCGCGAACCCGCTGTATTTCGACGACACGCTGGCCGGAACCGCGAGCAATCACTTCGACGGCGGCGCGTCGCTCGCGGTGGACTGGAACCACGACGGCAAGATGGACGTGATCGAGGTGCCGCGGCAGAACATCGCGAACTACCCGATCAACGCGCCCACAGCACCGATGGTGTACCTGAACAGCGGCACGAACGTGTGGACCGGCACCGGCAAGGCGCTCGGCACGACGCTGTACGACGACATCACCGGCGCGGTCGCGGTCGATTACGACTGGGACGGCGCGGTCGATCTGGTGATGTACCGCGCGGGCAGCACGACCGCCGGCGTCAACTCGAACACCGCGCCGGCCGTGCTGATCCACAACGACAACGCGGTCGCCTACGGCACGAGCCTGACGTTCAAGATCCTCGACCAGAACGGCGTGAACAGCTTCTTCGGCAACACGGTGAAGCTGTACAACTCCGCCGGCGACCTCGTGGCGACGCAGGTGATCAACGCGCAGTCGTCGGTGACGACGGACAGTTCGGGCCTGCTGCACTTCTACGGGCTCGATCCGCACGACACGTACTCGGTGCAGTTGCTGCGCAACGACAACGGCACGATCAACCACGTCAGTGGCAGCACCTACAACCAGAGCTACGTGAACGGCACGGTCAACCTGAACTGGACCGGCATTCAGCCGGGTGATGCGGATCACGCGTACGTGCTGACTGCCGAGGCAACCAATGCCGCCAACGACACGACCGCCGCGGGCGTCGTCGGCACCGGCTACAACGACACGTTCTACGGCACGCTCGGCGACGACGTGATCAACGGCGGCGGCGGCTGGAACACGCTGATGGACGGCAGCCGCACGTGGAGTAACACGGGCGGCATGGACGTGGTCGATTACAGCCGCGCCAGCGGAATGATGAACGTGAACCTGATGACCGGCGTCGCAACCGGCATGGGCAACGACACGTTGACTCACATCGAGGGCTTGATCGGCGGCAACTACGGCAACTCGTTCACCGACAACGCGGCGAACAACACGTTCCAGGGCGGCGCCGGCAACGACGTGTTCTATCTGACCAACGGCGGCAACGACACGCTCGTCTACAAGGCGCTGAACAACGCCGATGCGACCGGCGGCAACGGTCACGACTCGGTGTACGGATTCACGGTCGGCAACACGCTGACGAACGCGAATGCGGACCTGCTCGACCTGAGCGATCTGCTGTCCGGCTACAAGGGCAGCGTGAGCCTGCTCACCGACCAGGGGACGGTGAAACTCGACGCGGCATCGCAGGGGCTGCAGGACTACCTGAAGGTCGATGTGGTCGGCAACGACACGGTCATCAGCGTCGACCGGGACGGCGCCGGCAGTCAGTTGACCTCCAGCGCCGTGGTCACGCTGGTGAACGTGCAGACGGATCTGCTCACGTTGTTGCAGAACCACCAGATCCTGATCTGA